A stretch of the Chlorobiota bacterium genome encodes the following:
- a CDS encoding molybdopterin-dependent oxidoreductase: MFSKSDNENPILNNYGLTKLPPGQLFTDKFPVLTYGATPSIILDNWKFEVSGLVNEKLEWNWDEFKQLPMQNLIADFHCVTHWSRFDDVWSGVMFKDFWDIIKENVNPKAKYVMQHAYGGYTTNLPIQQMIDEDVMLALKVNDVSLESQHGGPLRVFTPKRYAWKGAKWVKGFEFLENDKLGFWEQNGYSNSANPWKEERYWD; the protein is encoded by the coding sequence ATGTTTTCAAAATCTGATAATGAAAATCCGATCCTTAATAATTATGGATTAACTAAATTACCCCCAGGTCAGTTGTTTACTGATAAATTTCCAGTTTTAACATATGGAGCAACTCCATCGATTATTCTTGATAATTGGAAGTTTGAAGTTAGTGGATTAGTAAATGAAAAATTGGAATGGAATTGGGATGAATTTAAGCAATTACCTATGCAAAATCTAATTGCTGATTTTCATTGTGTTACACATTGGTCAAGGTTTGATGATGTTTGGTCTGGTGTTATGTTTAAAGATTTTTGGGATATTATAAAAGAAAATGTAAATCCCAAAGCTAAATATGTTATGCAACATGCTTATGGTGGATATACAACAAATCTTCCAATTCAACAGATGATTGATGAGGATGTAATGTTAGCACTTAAAGTAAATGATGTTAGTTTAGAATCACAACATGGAGGACCATTGAGAGTTTTTACACCAAAAAGATATGCATGGAAAGGGGCAAAATGGGTAAAAGGATTTGAGTTTTTAGAAAATGATAAATTAGGATTTTGGGAACAAAATGGATATAGTAATTCTGCTAATCCTTGGAAAGAAGAAAGATATTGGGATTAA
- a CDS encoding pyridoxal phosphate-dependent aminotransferase — MIREKKNIDASRISNRAQSIEESITLSIADKAKKMCLAGIDVISLSTGEPDFPTPDVIKEAGIKAIEDNFTKYTSANGILELRVEVAKKLINQNNIQATENDVLISAGGKQALMNSLFATVNDGDEIIIPSPYWTSYPEMVKLAGGIPVILKTTVTNNFKLTIEDLYNCITPNTKGIILNSPCNPTGTIYTQIELIEISKVIEEVGIYVYSDELYENIIYNNSKHFSIGSLSNVKNYVITINGLSKAYSMTGWRMGYVHAPKDVLNACAKIQSQSTSHPSSISQKAGLAALKYANNDVEIMRVSFEKRMNLTKELLSDIPKIKFNTPSGAFYFFFDISKYYNNNFNSSFIVADYLLNEFKVAVIPGSAFGDDNSIRISFATSEECIIEGISRIKNGLLSIIESENK; from the coding sequence ATGATTAGGGAGAAAAAAAATATTGATGCTAGTAGAATTTCTAATAGAGCACAATCAATTGAAGAATCTATTACATTATCAATTGCTGATAAAGCAAAAAAAATGTGTTTAGCCGGGATTGATGTAATTTCACTTTCAACCGGAGAGCCAGATTTCCCAACCCCAGATGTTATTAAAGAAGCTGGTATCAAAGCTATAGAAGATAACTTTACTAAATATACTAGTGCAAATGGAATTCTAGAATTAAGAGTTGAAGTTGCAAAAAAATTAATCAATCAAAATAATATTCAAGCAACTGAAAATGATGTATTGATTAGTGCAGGAGGTAAACAAGCATTAATGAACTCACTATTTGCAACTGTTAACGATGGTGATGAAATAATTATTCCTTCACCTTATTGGACTTCTTATCCTGAAATGGTTAAGTTAGCTGGCGGTATTCCAGTTATCCTTAAAACAACTGTAACAAATAATTTTAAACTTACAATTGAAGATTTGTATAATTGTATTACTCCAAATACAAAAGGAATAATATTAAATTCTCCATGTAACCCAACAGGTACAATTTACACTCAAATAGAATTAATTGAAATCTCAAAGGTAATTGAGGAAGTTGGAATTTATGTATATTCAGATGAGTTATATGAAAATATAATTTATAATAATAGCAAACATTTTTCTATTGGATCATTAAGTAATGTAAAAAATTATGTAATTACAATCAATGGTTTGTCTAAAGCTTATTCAATGACTGGATGGAGAATGGGTTATGTTCATGCACCAAAAGATGTTTTAAATGCTTGTGCAAAAATTCAATCTCAATCTACTTCACATCCAAGTAGTATTTCACAAAAAGCTGGTTTAGCTGCTTTGAAGTATGCAAATAATGATGTTGAAATTATGAGAGTTTCTTTTGAAAAAAGAATGAATCTAACAAAGGAATTATTATCAGATATTCCTAAAATAAAATTCAATACACCAAGTGGAGCTTTCTACTTCTTTTTTGATATATCAAAATATTACAATAATAATTTTAACTCAAGTTTTATTGTTGCTGATTATTTATTAAATGAATTTAAAGTTGCAGTTATTCCTGGAAGTGCATTTGGTGATGATAATTCAATTAGAATTTCTTTTGCAACCTCTGAAGAATGTATTATTGAAGGAATTTCTAGAATTAAAAATGGTTTACTTTCTATTATAGAATCAGAAAATAAATAA